GAACTTCATATGTAACGGAAAGGTTGAGGTTTAGGGTTATACTTTATTTTCATGTCAGATTAGAATTTATCACTTTTTATTAGGGTTCATTAATCCCCAAACTGGGTTTTAGAAGCGTTTAAGTGAACTTAATATGATATTTAACGAGTTAGGATTTATGTTTCGTGGTTTAGGGCCTAAAGGCCCTAAACCATGGAGCATAAACCCTAGTTGTTGCTAGGGTTTATCGGCCCTAAACCCTATGAACCAGAATTTATTTTCATGTTAGATTACAATTtaacattttttaatttttttagggTTCATTAATCCCCAAACTGGGTTTTAGAAGCGTTTCAAATGAAGCTGATATGATACGGAACGAGTTAGCATTAAAATGTAGTTGATATGATATTGAACGGGTTAGGGTTTATGGTTCTTGGTTTAGGGCCTAAAGGCCCTAAACCATGGAGCATAAACCCTAATTGTTGCTAGGGTTTAGGGTCGTTAGGACCTAAACCCTAGGAACCAGAATTTGTTTTCATGTTAGATTACAATTAAACACTTTTTAATGTTTTAGGGTTCACTATCCCCAAATTGGGTTTTAGATGCGCTTAAATGAACTTGATCTGATACGGGcttttaatttaaatatgaaacTGACTGTTATAGTAATGTTGTTATAGGTGGCTTCATGATCATTCCTACACTAGTACGGGTGGTCGTACCCTTTCAGCTATTCGGACGCTATTGGATGTGCTTGGACCATCTCAGTGTATATGGCAGCCATACTCTGCTGATGTCATTTCTGAGCTTCCTGCATATTATTTCACTGGTGAGCGTATTCGGTGCTACTACGGGCCTTTGATTTGTATTTTCATAGTCGAGCTTCACTGCCCTAATAGAGTTGCTAGACAGTTTGGGCTCGTGCAGACTATACCAATTGATGTTGTTTACTCGGAGGCAGAGCATAGTACAAACTTGAGGGGCAATGACAAAATCAGATGGATTCAGAAACATGCAGCTAGCACATCTATCTGGGCGCATCGTTTAGATCATTTGTTTATTGGAGATGTGATTGTTGCTGAGAGTTCAGTGCCTGAGTACCATCCTTGGTATTTGGAGAGGACTGTTAGATTCATTTCACGTGTTGGTGCATTTAATCATCGCATTGTAAGTTTTCTTCTTGTTCATTTAATTTATTGAGTAGGTTGTTTTACTTTCGTAGTTTCATTACAAATGCTTTAGTAGTTTCTTTATTTCAAACAAGAATCTTGTAACATGTGTGTCTTTTCTTTGTTTGTTTATTCAGGATCTTATGTTCAGGCAAATATCTGAGCGGACACAGGATGTTCTTCCTGATGTTTCCCGTTATACTGACCAGTGTTGTGATTTTGTCAGAGCCTACACATTACATGGCTTTGATGAGATGCCTGTGGAGGTTCGTAGAGCTAGGCAGTTGGAGGAGAGGCAACAACCGGCCTGTCGAGGTAGACGCGGCGGTGGACGAGCTGCTGGTGGTAGGCGAGCTAGGGTTTTGGTTGACGATGATCCTGTTGCTGCAGAGCTTGGAGCTGACGGTATTCCATTACATTCTGATTCTCATGATGTGCCCGAGTCATCTACTCATGTTCGTACTGATCCTATGGCTACGGATCTTGGCGATGATCGGGATCCTCCTATACGTGATTCTGTTGCTCAAACTATTTCTGTTCATGTGCCGAGATCATCTACTCGTGTCCAGCATGATTCTCAGATTCTGGATAGGTATGGATATGTTCTTCTTTTTTATCCTGGCTTGACTTCTACTCCCGAGCAGCCTCGTACCGAGGACCCTTCCACAGAGCAGGCTCATACCGAGGATCCTTCCACTGAGCAGCCTCCTCCTCTGCATCGTTCTCACATGCCTACTGAGCATGTATCTATGGAGAAATTCCATCATTCAGTCTCCATGTTACACCTACACCTCCAACTGATCCTGATGCCGGTACGAATGTCACTTCTTCACAGAGTACCCAGGACCAGAGTTCCCAGGACTATCCCGGGAAGTATGATCATTTCTACACTTCTAGGATAAACGATGTTCAAAGAGAACTGTTAATCCTCCAAACTGTGGAACAGATGGGTAGAAGTGCTCGAAGAAATGAGGGTAAGCTTAACTTTAAGTTCTTAAGTGTGTGTGTTTAATTGTGTATGTTTAGTATGCATCTTAATTGTAACTTTAAGTGTTGAATTGTGTGTTATTTGTCGAATGTAACTTCTATTTTATACTGTATATttataaaattcattttttatGTAGATGATGGACTGGATTGTGGATCATAGCTACTATGCGGATATTGAAAAATGCAGATGATGTAGTTCCTTGTGCTTATTTTCACTATTTGTAGGACTTTACTTTTGAAATCTTGTAAAAACAAAGACTTGGAGATACTGTGTTGTTTATTTGGCTcaaattttatattgattttagtTTGTTTTGTATTTCATTTGTATTAAATTTTATTGATTGTGTTATATTACTGTATTTCGTAATGTACTTTGTATTGTAGTTCGTGTTGTAGGTTGTATTTGGTTAAGAAATTTTATTAAGCAATTTTATTTTAACAAAATAGGGCTTTCCGATTTTTTTAAATAGAACAATATAAAAAAAAACGGCAGATAAAACCACGTTTTGGTAGATGTATGGCAAAACGGAACATCACATTCCGTTTTAcctcttttaaaaaaaattatactaaacTGTTTCATCATGTTCCGTTTTGCCATACATCTACCAATAATAGGACACTAAAAAACGTTTTTATGTATAAAAAACAAAACGGTTGATCGTCCTCCGTTTTACATGTTTTACATGTTTTAGATATAAAACGGAAGTTCATGTTCCGTTTAACCGTTTTTAAAAAGCATACTCTAACGTCTCATTGTGTGCCGTTTTATTTGTTTAAAAAAATAGCATAATGGTGGACGAAGTTCCGTTTTGCATTATTATTGCAAATGTAACAGACGCACACAACTGTCTGTTGTGTCTCTCACTTTGCAAACACAAGTGTCTTCTGCTTCTTACTTTGCAAACCTAAAATTCAAATATCAagataaaattatatatatatatatatatatatttaataaaattctTACAGATTTATTATTGGCTTTGGGTTCGTGATCTGGAGCACAATCAGTGACGGTGATTGCGTGGATTTATACCGATGGTAATATACGATAAACGCAATTAGAGGGTTACGTATATGATAAACCGATTtctaagcaagtaagactcgattctagtatgaattttaataatttgcGTGACGTATtatttttgaaattgaaaattGATAAGAGTTTGTATGATTTTAAGTTGTGTTATTGATGGAAAAATTTCAATGATATGAAATTTGGTATTATTCCggttgatgatgatgatgatgttgagATGATGTTTGGAATTATTGTTTCGAATGGACCTCCTTTCTTTGTTGaaatttatttacaaaaaaattcAACTTGTCCATTGATTGAAACAAGTACAAGAGTTGTGGAAACTAGTTCGAGAGTTTCCGAGAGGAGTGGTAGTAGGGGTTTTGATTGTCAAACTACTAGTAGTATGTATGTTGGTGGTGATACGGTTAGTAGTAGAAGTTTGAATGCTTATGATGTTGTTGATTCGGCTTTGATTACACGGGATGATACATTGGAGCCAATGTAGTTGAGGGAGGGGATGATATTCGACTCAAAAAAAATGTTGATGCATACGGTTAGAGACTTTCATATCTGGAATCATCAAGAGATTAAGGTGGTTAGATCAAGTGATGTGTATTGGATTGTTGTTTGTAAGAATAAGGATAATGGTTGTGAATAGAGTTTAAAAGCTAGGTTACGAAAATCACTTGGAAAATTTCAAATTATGGAAACTTCGGCGCCACACACATGTTTGCGCATCATCGTTACTCAAGACCATCCTAATTTGACATCTCATGATATTCTTGAACTAGTTAAGGATCAAATCGTTGTCGATCCCATGGTTAAGGAAAAAGTGTTGATGGCCACGGTGAAAAGTATTTTTGGTTACCAACCGGGAAGAAAGAAGATTAGAGATGCGAAAAAGCTAGCAATGGATGAAGAACATGGTTCTTGGGAATGTTCATATGAGGATCTCCCCTTTTTGATGGAAGCGTTTCAATGTTTTAATATGGGAACCAAGGTTGATTGGTTTTTTAAGGAGGATGAGATAGAAGATCGTGGAAGTTTAGAGGTATTCTATCTCTTTATACTAGTATCACAtacatttttaaatgattttccaTATTTGTGTAATGTTTTTGTAGTTAACGAGTATATTATGTCTTATTTGGAACATGAAGTGACATTCAAGAGACTCTTCTGGGCTTTCAAACCATGCATTGATGGATTTGAGCATTGTATGCCTGTCATACATATAGATGGGACTCACCTATACGGTCCATATTCGGGTGTACTATTGAGTGATGTGGCAGTGGATGGGTTTAGTCATATTCTTCCACTTGCATTTTTTATTGTCGAATCCGAGAATGTTTCTAGTTGGGGGTGGTTCATGGATAGATTGAGGAGGTTTGTGGTAGGTAGGAGACATGGGATTTATGTCATTTCTGATAGACATGCTGGTATTATTGCTGCTATGCAACAGATAGGATGGTGCGAGCCCCTTGACCATCATAGGTTTTGCATTAGACATTTGGCTGTAAATTTTTGTACTACACATAGGAGAAAGGGTTTGAAAAATAGGTTAGTTGAGTTGGCTTCTCAGGTGCAAGAGAAGAAGTTTGAATTTTTATGGGAACAATTGTTGATTGTGGAGTCTAGGACGGCAGAATGGTTTGAGGTTAAACCATTAAGTAAATGGTCTTTAGCATATGATGGAGGGAAACGTTGTGGCATGATGACCACCAACCATGCGAAAAGTTGGAACAACGCGATCTTTGATGCTAGAAAACTCCCGATTAATTCATTGGTTAGAGTACTATTTTTGAAGACGGTTGAGTATTTTGATGAAAGGCGTTTGGAAATTACAACCGAATTATCTAAAGGTCGATTATTTACTAATCATGCAAGCAAGAGGCTGAGTCGTTCCATTGTGCGTGCTAGGGGTCATAGTGTTAAAGTTTATGATCGAAATTCATTGTTGCTTGAAGTAGTCACTAGAAAGGTTTACCGGGGGGGGGGGGAATAAGCATACCGTTAGGATTCCCGAGTACTTGTGTTCTTGTGGGAAATGATAAACGTATCGTATTCCATGTTCTCAAGTTATAGCATGTTGCGCGCATTTGAAATTGAGTCATGAATCGTTGGTTGACGAAATCTATAGGTTAGACAATGCATCGATGGTTTATAATGGTATTTTCGAACCCATTCCGAGCAAAGGCGATTCTCGTTGGCCGACGGGTATTAATTTCCCAACCGTGATAGGACAAAGGTGTTGagaaaaaaaaaaggaagaaggAAGTCGACGGGGTATCAAAATGCGATGGATTTTCAAGCACCCAAGGGAAAAGATGAGTTGTATTAGTGATTTGTTTAGTAATAATGTTTCCTAAAAAATTGTATTGAATTAGAAGATTTTTATTACTTGTTTTAATGTATTCGTGTGTTTTTTTATTGTCAATTTAAATTATATGTTTTAATTCCATGAAATAGAaagtttttataatatttttatgtattttagtaaaaattttaaaaaatttcagtAGCTGCTTAAAAGAACAGAAGCTGCTGAAGTTCAAAAAGCAAAAACGGAAGATTAAACTACATTTTGGTTTATATAAACAAAACGGTAGTTCGTCTTCCGTTTTAACTCTTTTAAGACCAAAGTAATAAAACGTTATTTTATAAAACGTTTTGCCTCTATAAAAAACAAATGAATTAAAACGTTTTTTTAAACCCGTTTTATATGTTCAAAAGCATAACGGCTCTTCATGTGCCGTTTTGCCTTTATTTacaattttcaaaaattaaataatatgaaaCATCATTTCGTGTTCtgttttaaaatcattttaaaaattaacaatATTTTAATAGTATTtagtaatattttttttaaacccCAAAACGGCAGACGAAATTCTATTTTACctttaaaaaaaattccaaacatAACACGATTTTCTGTTAAGAAGTGACATATAGGTCCGTCCTTTTCGAAAATGACGATTTGGACCATTTTAGTGACATATAAGGCCAGTATTTGCGCGTATGTAATATAAATGTCCTTTCTGCGATTCAACTATCTGTTCCATTACTTCAAAATTTCCAGGTAACTTCTCACAGTATTATATTACTTACATACTTGTATCTATCATTGAATTATCTTGTGTATGTATCTGTTTACCTGATTTCGCTGCTTGCTTTTAGCCTTTCTGTGAATGCATTTGCAATTAACCTAATTTATTGAATTGCTTTTACTCTTGTAAATTAGTTCATATTTCGCAAATTTTTCAATTTGAATTGATAGTTGTGAGTGTTTTAATACATGATGTTCGCGAAAATCTCTAGAACAAATAGGTGTCTTGTATCTTTAATATGCTGTTGTGTTACCTGTTTGATAAGTAATGGATACCTATTGTTTAAGCCTTTTAATTTAAGCCTTTTTGAGGATGAATTTTTCTGATGCCTAGGGAGTACGAACATTTGACATTTCGTAATTGAAGGTATTAGGATTTGGGAGAtcattgttatttaattatttctggCTAGCTTTTAAATGTAATTAGACACGTTTTCACACCTTATTTACTACCAAAGTACATTTCGTTATAGAAGTTATTAGGAGGTAGGGGATCAGTATTGCCTAATAGATTCTGGCTAGGTTTTAAATGTTAATTGGACACTTTTTCGCACCTTAATTTCTACTATCAAGTTTTTGAATTCTCACCCTCTTAGTGAAGATTTGATGTTTGAAACCTTATCAATTTTCAGAGTCATGACACGTGTTGAAGAGGTATGTGCTTAGGCTATTTATATCGTTAAAGTACATCACAGCAAATGTTGTCGATAGAAATAATGGACGAATCGTTGCATCAGCATCAACAGTAGAACATTGTATCAAGGAAAATCTTGAATGTGGTCGATCTTGCAATGCTAAAGCAGCGGTGGTTGTTGGGGAAGTGTTGGCAATGCGACTAAAGGTTGAGGGTCTTGATCAGGGACAAGAAAGAGGGATTCATGTTGTCGTGAACAAGGAAATTGCCAAGAAAGGGTTGGTAAGTTGCACCAAGGTATGGGGCATTGTCAATGCTCTTAAGAACAATGGAGTCAAACTAATTCTTGATGATGACAATAAAAATGCATAGCCATCTAGCAAGTATTAATTTTTGGACGATGTTTAATCTGTGTTCCGTGGTCAATTATAAGAAACCAAGAATATGTTTTCCGCGGTCTTTTCTCGACTATATAGAACAAAACATTCTCCAAAAATTTGTAACTGAAGTTTTGTTATAGGAAAATGCAAAAGGTCTGAAGATCCAAATAACACATGTCATGTTGCTATAACTCAATTTGTAATAGTGGACCATCCGCATTCACGTAAATTTTGTCAATAAAAACAACTCAAATTGTCATATCACATTATTTCAATTTTTCTGTAAACATATTAATATCTTATAATTTAatagattttttttatatttaacaaATCCAAAAAGAATActtttttctttttattatatTAGTAATTATTATCATTTTGATACATTAACTAGAATCTTGGATAAAGATCTTGATTCTTGAGATGTCGTAAAAACCTAGTTACAGTCTTACTACTTGTGCCCGCCACGCCACCAGTAGATACATATGCAAATCTCCCCGGCACCAACGATCACTCTCCCCCAATCCTCTTCTCCTTTTATCTATACTTACATATACCTCTACGTATATGTACGGATAGATACCTATCCATATTACTAGATTTTGGATGGTTAGTTATTGATAACCAAGTAAAATGCATAGGAGAGGAGGTGG
This sequence is a window from Apium graveolens cultivar Ventura chromosome 9, ASM990537v1, whole genome shotgun sequence. Protein-coding genes within it:
- the LOC141686503 gene encoding uncharacterized protein LOC141686503 translates to METSAPHTCLRIIVTQDHPNLTSHDILELVKDQIVVDPMVKEKVLMATVKSIFGYQPGRKKIRDAKKLAMDEEHGSWECSYEDLPFLMEAFQCFNMGTKVDWFFKEDEIEDRGSLEVFYLFILVSHTFLNDFPYLCNVFVVNEYIMSYLEHEVTFKRLFWAFKPCIDGFEHCMPVIHIDGTHLYGPYSGVLLSDVAVDGFSHILPLAFFIVESENVSSWGWFMDRLRRFVVGRRHGIYVISDRHAGIIAAMQQIGWCEPLDHHRFCIRHLAVNFCTTHRRKGLKNRLVELASQVQEKKFEFLWEQLLIVESRTAEWFEVKPLSKWSLAYDGGKRCGMMTTNHAKSWNNAIFDARKLPINSLVRVLFLKTVEYFDERRLEITTELSKGRLFTNHASKRLSRSIVRARGHSVKVYDRNSLLLEVVTRKYITANVVDRNNGRIVASASTVEHCIKENLECGRSCNAKAAVVVGEVLAMRLKVEGLDQGQERGIHVVVNKEIAKKGLVSCTKVWGIVNALKNNGVKLILDDDNKNA